One Burkholderia pyrrocinia DNA segment encodes these proteins:
- a CDS encoding cupin domain-containing protein, with the protein MSLIDFKSVAAAQAVAWKSTIVGEVGPARIKVLRMDAQPYEAEVHDYNEGLLVLDGQLMLEVGAETVVVEAGQMYLALAGTRHAVLPGSHGTLAIVDV; encoded by the coding sequence ATGTCCCTGATCGATTTCAAATCCGTTGCGGCCGCGCAGGCCGTCGCTTGGAAATCCACGATCGTCGGCGAGGTCGGGCCGGCCAGGATCAAGGTGTTGCGCATGGATGCGCAGCCCTACGAAGCGGAAGTGCACGACTACAACGAGGGGCTGCTGGTGCTCGACGGCCAATTGATGCTCGAAGTCGGCGCGGAAACGGTCGTGGTCGAGGCCGGGCAGATGTATCTCGCGCTCGCCGGCACGCGCCACGCGGTGCTGCCCGGCAGCCACGGCACGCTCGCGATCGTCGACGTGTAA
- a CDS encoding DUF2957 domain-containing protein, with product MICIPEWRKAILSCAVLVLPFVAGCGGGDDPGPINVPQCSGSACGPSGAITQPPVVTKLCPDSLDYTTTYTGGAGSGEYVKVKFDTTKLTYQMQFIESSVPTSAGQVNDTRAGLTVSGAFHHPTYLPTAEQNRCAFVLDSGATSDGAYSVTINRADPPMLFVGNGVVGGGIPGATIAFKGIEPIPGFVLGVVPSRTFDFYPFIGFVETETDFTKVAGNYNEVGIHLSPVGGTAQNANGAVGWEPDVVNWNQTFNADGSCTITQGSDYSCQTTGSPWTLRKNADGSADNVFVSNAVANQFGAVSYPVAGQAPGLVIVTPSQAKGIMIVGKLNGVRVPIVIRVGYTHVDTSNPLASVADAEVGISMLSSSTAIAANSLKGGYIGATSASACGVVTSTGVGNTIAQSGPSFNNQVPHPDLPGTFANGFFMAEAGSCNDGTAVSTISANYTSTLFQGGTAAFIDPQTSSVTSQFALDYTQATPGKVKVTATQDFNAKGANGNVAIFGKGDTGWIVTAGNVYAMVVNNSQVNPFFTVGAFVQ from the coding sequence ATGATTTGCATTCCTGAATGGCGGAAGGCGATCCTGTCGTGCGCGGTGCTGGTGCTGCCGTTCGTCGCCGGCTGCGGCGGCGGCGACGATCCGGGGCCGATCAACGTGCCGCAGTGCTCGGGCAGCGCATGCGGGCCGAGCGGCGCGATCACGCAGCCGCCTGTTGTCACGAAGCTTTGCCCCGATTCGCTCGATTACACGACGACCTACACGGGTGGCGCCGGCAGCGGCGAGTACGTGAAGGTGAAGTTCGACACGACGAAGCTCACGTACCAGATGCAGTTCATCGAATCGTCGGTGCCGACGTCGGCGGGGCAGGTCAACGACACGCGCGCGGGCCTGACGGTCAGCGGCGCGTTCCATCATCCGACCTACCTCCCGACCGCCGAGCAGAATCGCTGCGCGTTCGTGCTCGACAGCGGCGCGACCAGCGACGGCGCGTATTCGGTGACGATCAATCGTGCCGATCCGCCGATGCTGTTCGTCGGCAATGGCGTGGTTGGCGGCGGGATTCCGGGGGCGACGATCGCGTTCAAGGGCATCGAGCCGATTCCGGGTTTCGTCCTTGGCGTGGTGCCGTCGCGCACATTCGATTTCTATCCGTTCATCGGCTTTGTCGAAACGGAAACCGACTTCACGAAGGTCGCGGGCAACTACAACGAAGTCGGTATCCATTTGTCGCCGGTCGGCGGTACCGCCCAGAACGCGAACGGGGCTGTCGGCTGGGAGCCGGACGTCGTCAACTGGAACCAGACGTTCAATGCGGACGGTTCGTGCACGATCACGCAGGGCAGCGACTACTCGTGCCAGACGACCGGGTCGCCGTGGACGCTGCGCAAGAACGCGGACGGGTCGGCGGACAACGTGTTCGTGAGCAATGCGGTGGCGAATCAGTTCGGTGCGGTTTCGTATCCGGTCGCCGGACAGGCGCCGGGCCTCGTGATCGTGACGCCGAGTCAGGCAAAGGGCATCATGATCGTCGGCAAGCTGAACGGCGTACGGGTGCCGATTGTGATTCGCGTCGGCTATACCCATGTGGATACGAGCAATCCGCTCGCATCGGTCGCCGATGCCGAAGTCGGGATCTCGATGCTCTCGTCGTCCACGGCGATTGCCGCGAACTCGCTGAAGGGCGGTTACATCGGCGCGACGAGCGCATCCGCATGCGGTGTCGTGACATCTACCGGTGTGGGGAACACCATCGCGCAGTCCGGCCCGAGCTTCAATAACCAGGTGCCGCACCCGGATCTGCCGGGCACATTTGCCAACGGCTTCTTCATGGCGGAAGCGGGTAGCTGCAACGACGGCACTGCCGTGTCGACGATCTCCGCGAACTACACGTCGACGTTGTTCCAGGGCGGCACCGCTGCATTCATCGATCCGCAGACGTCGTCGGTGACGTCGCAGTTCGCGCTCGACTACACGCAGGCAACGCCCGGCAAGGTCAAGGTCACGGCCACGCAGGACTTCAACGCGAAGGGCGCGAACGGCAACGTGGCGATCTTCGGCAAGGGCGATACGGGCTGGATCGTGACGGCCGGCAATGTCTACGCGATGGTCGTCAACAACAGCCAGGTCAACCCGTTCTTCACGGTCGGCGCGTTCGTCCAGTAA
- a CDS encoding DUF2957 domain-containing protein, giving the protein MNLKQWMAAAVLAPVLAACGGDGDPPPAPVVRLCPQTIDYNTVFVGGSGSGELVKVQLDTTKMTYRITYLASPVPTTAGTVQPTRDTAPANVVDGTLADETGLPTVKLNQCTFRMQNASLDPSRPARLFLGEGVLGGAIPGATIQFDGVIGVGKIPKTTFPYYPFISFSSLETDLTKIAGTYNQLGYHQVPSQNFQPVALDQLVTINADGSYVETDNFGKKNGGLPLASSATVNQPFTLRPDAPAFQSLNYQPQIPPTLAALDPAKAGKGILIVGKLRNQLVPIFIRTGAANADLTQGPPSADDESGISFLGPQTAIALGSQNGEYTGVDSAFNYRATALIGAQATLLDPFNASQAALTRALNLDFTQKVPGVVTTVHADAASGPATGKFVFTGGVFGFLDMADTSNPYFTVGAFVQ; this is encoded by the coding sequence ATGAATTTGAAACAATGGATGGCCGCGGCGGTGCTCGCGCCCGTGCTGGCTGCGTGCGGCGGCGACGGCGACCCGCCGCCCGCGCCTGTCGTCCGGTTGTGCCCGCAGACGATCGACTACAACACGGTGTTCGTCGGCGGCTCCGGGTCGGGCGAGCTCGTGAAAGTGCAGCTCGACACGACGAAGATGACGTACCGGATAACCTATCTCGCGTCGCCGGTGCCGACTACTGCGGGCACCGTGCAGCCGACGCGCGACACGGCGCCGGCCAACGTGGTCGACGGCACGCTGGCCGACGAAACGGGCCTGCCGACCGTGAAGCTGAACCAGTGCACGTTCCGGATGCAGAACGCGAGCCTCGACCCGAGCCGCCCCGCGCGGCTGTTCCTCGGCGAGGGCGTGCTGGGCGGCGCGATCCCCGGCGCGACGATCCAGTTCGACGGCGTGATCGGCGTCGGCAAGATTCCGAAAACGACGTTCCCGTATTACCCGTTCATCAGCTTCTCGTCGCTGGAAACCGATCTCACGAAGATCGCCGGCACGTACAACCAGCTCGGCTATCACCAGGTGCCGTCGCAGAACTTCCAGCCGGTGGCGCTCGACCAACTGGTGACGATCAACGCGGACGGCAGCTACGTCGAGACCGACAACTTCGGCAAGAAGAACGGCGGGCTGCCGCTTGCGTCGAGCGCGACCGTGAACCAGCCGTTCACGCTGCGTCCGGATGCGCCGGCGTTCCAGTCGCTCAACTACCAGCCGCAGATTCCGCCGACGCTCGCCGCGCTCGATCCGGCGAAGGCCGGCAAGGGGATCCTGATCGTCGGCAAGCTGCGCAACCAGCTCGTGCCGATCTTCATCCGCACCGGCGCCGCGAACGCGGACCTCACGCAGGGCCCGCCGAGCGCGGACGACGAATCGGGCATCTCGTTCCTGGGCCCGCAGACGGCGATCGCGCTGGGCTCGCAGAACGGCGAGTACACGGGGGTCGACAGCGCGTTCAACTACCGCGCGACCGCGCTCATCGGCGCGCAGGCCACGCTGCTCGATCCATTCAACGCGTCGCAGGCCGCGCTCACGCGCGCACTGAATCTCGACTTCACGCAGAAGGTGCCGGGCGTCGTGACGACCGTGCATGCGGATGCGGCGTCGGGCCCGGCGACCGGCAAGTTCGTGTTCACGGGCGGCGTGTTCGGGTTCCTCGACATGGCCGATACGAGCAATCCGTACTTCACGGTCGGCGCGTTCGTGCAGTAA
- a CDS encoding OmpW/AlkL family protein, whose protein sequence is MKKLIVAGVVAGMSTLASAQQAGDNVATLGWLHIMPQDSTNGLTTNLASMPINGPLRLPGSFTSPGTSLTVNNADTVGLTLTHFFTDHIAVTSVLGVPPEFTLTGHGVIRPPGPAGSLGSVDMDKTSNQPAVKNARQWSPTIILQYYFNAPTAKFRPFVGIGVAYSWFSNIELNGNFAKDINENLGSVLAAGAGKPGPTSVEGKASSSFTPVYNVGASYAIDKHWGLTATLTYMPLKTYSSLVIKAADGSTLATTRTRLKADPLITFVGISYKF, encoded by the coding sequence ATGAAGAAGCTGATTGTCGCGGGTGTCGTCGCAGGCATGTCGACACTCGCATCGGCCCAGCAGGCGGGCGACAACGTCGCGACGCTGGGCTGGCTGCACATCATGCCGCAGGATTCGACCAACGGTCTGACGACGAATCTCGCGAGCATGCCGATCAACGGGCCGCTGCGCCTGCCCGGTTCGTTCACGTCGCCGGGCACGAGCCTGACGGTCAACAACGCCGATACGGTCGGCCTCACGCTCACGCACTTCTTTACCGACCACATCGCGGTGACGTCGGTGCTCGGCGTGCCGCCCGAGTTCACGCTGACCGGGCACGGCGTGATCCGGCCACCGGGCCCGGCCGGCTCGCTCGGCTCGGTCGACATGGACAAGACGTCGAACCAGCCGGCCGTGAAGAACGCGCGGCAGTGGAGCCCCACGATCATCCTCCAGTACTACTTCAATGCACCGACGGCGAAGTTCCGCCCGTTCGTCGGGATCGGCGTGGCCTACAGCTGGTTCAGCAACATCGAGCTGAACGGCAACTTCGCGAAGGACATCAACGAGAACCTCGGCAGCGTGCTCGCGGCCGGCGCCGGCAAGCCGGGGCCGACGTCGGTGGAGGGCAAGGCGTCGTCGTCGTTCACGCCGGTCTACAACGTCGGCGCGAGCTATGCGATCGACAAGCACTGGGGGCTGACGGCGACGCTCACGTACATGCCGCTGAAGACCTACTCGTCGCTCGTGATCAAGGCGGCGGACGGTTCGACGCTCGCGACCACGCGCACGCGGCTGAAGGCCGATCCGCTGATCACGTTCGTCGGGATTTCCTACAAGTTCTGA
- a CDS encoding activator protein: protein MSIRKIASLVAAVAFTAVSVAPAFAVTVSRADGQPMNPNGEPFSVSGLTTLSKGSINANCTATFNGTITSTGIVNITSTQFAGGATCGLISGSASSTSPWTGQADSTTQLSINNVQVNVALLGACGPSKVVTAWNDPNSSLTFNNAALTPNCTVSGTVTTSPKFHVQ from the coding sequence ATGAGCATTCGCAAAATCGCATCGCTTGTTGCTGCAGTGGCATTCACCGCGGTTTCGGTCGCGCCTGCTTTCGCAGTCACCGTTTCGCGCGCTGACGGGCAGCCGATGAACCCGAACGGCGAGCCGTTCTCCGTATCGGGGCTCACGACGCTCAGCAAGGGATCGATCAACGCAAACTGTACCGCGACGTTCAACGGGACGATCACGTCGACCGGCATCGTCAACATCACGTCGACGCAGTTCGCCGGAGGCGCCACGTGCGGACTGATCAGCGGCAGCGCGAGCAGCACGTCGCCGTGGACGGGCCAGGCTGACAGCACGACGCAGTTGTCGATCAACAACGTGCAGGTGAACGTCGCGCTGCTCGGCGCGTGCGGCCCGAGCAAGGTGGTAACGGCATGGAACGATCCGAACTCGTCGCTGACGTTCAATAACGCTGCACTGACGCCGAATTGCACGGTGTCCGGCACGGTCACGACGTCGCCGAAGTTCCACGTGCAGTAA